GGGCGCGGGGTCGGTACACCTCACCACCGCGCTGCAGAGGGACGCGGCGCACCGCTTCTACGAGCGGCTGGGCTACGAGGCCACGGGGCTGCGCTACCGCAAGCCGCTGGGCTGAGCGCCTAGGCGCTCCGAGAAGAAGGGGAGGACGTGCGTGCGAAGCCGCCCCGCGACGTGGCTCCCGTGCGTACCGGCGTACAGCTCGTAGGTGTGCCGGATCCCGGCGCGCGCGAGGGAGGCCGACAGCGCTCCCGTGCTCGCCGGGATGTGCCGGAACCCGTCGTCCGTCCCGCGTCGAATGCGACCCCGCGCAGCCGCGCGAACCCGCGGAGATGCCGCGCCACCAGGGAATCGGGCGAGGCGCGGTCCCAGGCGGAGTGCGCCGGCTGGGCCGGATAGGTCCCGTCCATCGCCCAGGTGAACGGGAGCGCGACGCCCACGGGGCGCCCGGACGGGTCCGGCGACAGCAGGGCCGCCAATGCCAGCCGGAGCCGCACCCCGAAGCCGGCCGCCGCCACCTCCTCGCGGGACCGGAGCGACATCGCCCTGCGCCAGGGCTCCGCCATTTGATCGGCGGTACCGCCCCGGGGTCCGAAGTCGGCCCACAGGTCTCCCAGGCAGCAGGGGCTCAGCGCGTACGCCGCACCGAACACCTCGGGATGCGCCGCCGCGAGCCGCAGCGCCGCATGCCCGCCCATCGACCAGCCGGCGATCCCCCGCCCCGCCGGCCCGGGCAGCGTCCGGTAGCGCCGGTCCACGTGCGCCACCACCTCCCGCACGGCGAAGTCCTCCCACCGCCCCGTCGCCGGGGAGTTCGCGAAGAAGGAGCCGCCGAGAGCGTTCTTCCCGTCCGGCATGACCACGACCATCTCCCGCACCGTGCCCGCGGCCACGAGCGAGTCCATCGCCTGCGGAACGCGCATCCGCTCCTCGGCCCACTGCTCCGGGTCGCCGTCGAAGCCGTGCAGCAGGTAGACGACCGGGTAGCGCCTCGACGGCTCGGCCGCGTACGAGGGCGGCAGGTAGATCGCCACGTGCCGATCGGCCGGGTCGCCGAGCGGGTTCCCCCGGAGGGCCGCCGAGCGTACGGTGTCGTGGACGACGGTGCCCGTCGCGGCGGTGGACGCCGCGGCGGGAGTGGTCGAGACCGGGACGCCGGGAGAAAGGGTGCAGGCCGCCGACAGCAGCGCGGCGACAATGAAGAGGCGGCTACGGATCATGCGCGTTGGATGCGGGTCTGTTCGGTGGAGCCGACAGCCGGGAGCAGGGGCCCAGCCCACGTCGATGTGCCAGGCGCCGCGCCGAGTCTACTCCGACCGCAGCCTCCGGAGCAGCGCCTCGATCCGCGGCCGGTGCCGCACCAGCGTGCCCCCGGTGGTGGCCGCCTGCCGGATGCGGTGAACGTCGGGGAAGGCCAGCCGCCCGCGGGCGAAGCTGTGCTTCCAGAGGAGGTTTAGGTAGTTGAGGTAGAGCCCCAGCAGCGCGCCCCTGGCCGGCTCCTCCATCGTGAAGCCCAGGCGCCGCGCCGTGCTCGGGGTGAAGATGTACGAGGTGCCCACGATCCGCAGCTCCGCCGGGAGGCGGCCCTGCTCCACCTCGTCCGCCAGCGCGAGGAGCCCCTCCAGGTAGTAGCGCAGCGTCTTCCGGGCGGCGGACGGACCCCGGTCGCGCCAGCGGAGGTGCACGAAGTAGTCGAAGTTGGTCCCGCCGTGGATCCGGTACTCCTCCAGCGTGGGCTTCTCCACCAGGAGCATGGGGGAGAGGTACCGGTAGTGGCCCAGCAGGTACGCCAGCGGCGCCGTGACGAACTGCAGCAGCGGCATCCATAGCGGGAGCAGGACCATGTACAGGAGGAGCAGCACCCCGGCGCTTCCCACGACCCAGGGGAAGCCCCGCCCGCTCTCCAGGGCGAAGACGGCGAGAGCGCCCCCCGCGAGCATGACCGGAAGCATGGCCGCGTACGACAGCAGCACGGCACATACCCACTGCTTCGGGCGGGAGAGCGAAAAGAAGCTGCGCATCGGAATGGGAAGAGACGGAGAAACGCCGGGCGGCCGTTCAGCGCCCCGGAGGGTCCGCGGCGGGCTGGCCGGACGGCGGCTCGGCCCACGAAGCCGGGTCCTGGCGGTA
This genomic window from Longimicrobiaceae bacterium contains:
- a CDS encoding alpha/beta hydrolase-fold protein — translated: MIRSRLFIVAALLSAACTLSPGVPVSTTPAAASTAATGTVVHDTVRSAALRGNPLGDPADRHVAIYLPPSYAAEPSRRYPVVYLLHGFDGDPEQWAEERMRVPQAMDSLVAAGTVREMVVVMPDGKNALGGSFFANSPATGRWEDFAVREVVAHVDRRYRTLPGPAGRGIAGWSMGGHAALRLAAAHPEVFGAAYALSPCCLGDLWADFGPRGGTADQMAEPWRRAMSLRSREEVAAAGFGVRLRLALAALLSPDPSGRPVGVALPFTWAMDGTYPAQPAHSAWDRASPDSLVARHLRGFARLRGVAFDAGRTTGSGTSRRARERCRPPSRAPGSGTPTSCTPVRTGATSRGGFARTSSPSSRSA